From the Streptomyces sp. Tu 2975 genome, one window contains:
- a CDS encoding NCS2 family permease, translated as MQTSATSPADAPPTGTGGPLDRFFGITERGSTLGREIRGGFATFFTMAYILVLNPIILSSAKDKFGEQLDAGQLVTVTALVAAVMTVIMGVGGNLPLALAAGLGINAVVAFQVAPLMGWDDAMGLIVLEGLLICVLVVTGLREAVMHAIPQPLKQAISVGIGLFIAFIGFVDAGFVTRIPDAANTTVPVQLGTGALTGWPMLVFCLGVLLTIVLLARKVKGAILISIVLMTVVAVVVNELADVKSWGLTSPSLPDEPFAAPDFALLGNFDLFGSFGQVSVLTVVLLVFTLVLSDFFDTMGTVVGVTAEAGLLDERGQVPGLGRVLLIDGAAAVAGGAASSSSATTYIESAAGVGEGARTGFANLVTGGLFALALFLAPVLTIVPLQAAAPALVAVGFLMMTQVRHIDWDRYDVAVPAFLTIVVMPFTYSITNGIGAGFIAYVVIKACLGKAREVHWLLWGTAALFLVYFAIDPLEQLLGIK; from the coding sequence ATGCAGACCAGCGCGACCAGCCCGGCCGACGCGCCGCCCACCGGAACCGGCGGCCCGCTCGACCGGTTCTTCGGCATAACCGAACGTGGCTCGACACTCGGCCGGGAGATACGCGGCGGGTTCGCCACGTTCTTCACCATGGCGTACATCCTCGTGCTCAACCCGATCATCCTGAGCAGCGCCAAGGACAAGTTCGGTGAGCAGCTGGACGCCGGGCAACTGGTCACCGTCACGGCGCTGGTGGCCGCGGTCATGACCGTGATCATGGGTGTGGGCGGCAATCTGCCGCTCGCCCTGGCCGCGGGCCTGGGCATCAACGCCGTCGTCGCCTTCCAGGTCGCCCCTCTGATGGGCTGGGACGACGCGATGGGCCTCATCGTGCTGGAAGGTCTGCTGATCTGCGTCCTGGTGGTGACCGGTCTGCGTGAGGCCGTCATGCACGCCATTCCGCAGCCCCTCAAACAAGCCATCAGCGTCGGCATCGGCCTGTTCATCGCGTTCATCGGTTTCGTGGACGCCGGGTTCGTCACCCGTATCCCGGACGCCGCCAACACCACCGTGCCCGTGCAGCTCGGCACCGGTGCGCTCACCGGCTGGCCCATGCTCGTCTTCTGCCTCGGCGTGCTGCTGACGATCGTGCTCCTCGCGCGCAAGGTCAAGGGCGCCATTCTCATCAGCATCGTCCTGATGACGGTCGTCGCCGTCGTCGTCAACGAGTTGGCCGACGTCAAGTCCTGGGGCCTGACCTCGCCCTCGCTGCCCGACGAGCCGTTCGCCGCCCCTGACTTCGCGCTACTGGGCAACTTCGATCTGTTCGGCTCGTTCGGCCAGGTCAGCGTGCTGACCGTGGTCCTTCTCGTCTTCACCCTGGTCCTGTCCGACTTCTTCGACACGATGGGCACCGTCGTCGGTGTCACCGCCGAAGCCGGCCTCCTCGACGAGCGGGGTCAGGTCCCCGGCCTGGGCCGCGTTCTTCTCATCGACGGTGCTGCCGCCGTCGCGGGCGGCGCCGCCTCCTCCTCGTCCGCCACCACGTACATCGAGTCCGCCGCGGGTGTCGGTGAAGGTGCGCGTACCGGTTTCGCCAACCTCGTGACCGGCGGTCTGTTCGCTCTCGCCCTCTTCCTCGCCCCGGTCCTGACGATCGTGCCCCTCCAGGCCGCGGCCCCGGCGCTCGTCGCCGTCGGGTTCCTGATGATGACCCAGGTCAGGCACATCGACTGGGACCGCTACGACGTCGCCGTCCCCGCCTTCCTGACCATCGTCGTCATGCCGTTCACCTACTCCATCACCAACGGCATCGGCGCCGGCTTCATCGCCTACGTGGTCATCAAGGCGTGCCTGGGCAAGGCCCGTGAGGTGCACTGGCTGCTGTGGGGCACCGCGGCGCTGTTCCTCGTCTACTTCGCCATCGATCCCCTGGAGCAGCTCCTCGGCATCAAGTAG
- a CDS encoding helix-turn-helix transcriptional regulator: MHPPLPFNARAARTLREKLGMAHGHVAYGMRASYGMAHITPDHIAAWERGTALPTADELTALAGALWCAPGELMGQARTLREHRLARGLPVEDVARATGLTLDAYHHMEETGVWTGDKRQSAALGSVLALPPRDFIAITGLEDELARLLTEAVSTRWQAHIRAIAKLVAIDRRDLKDPLRTMQQDYQTLLAATLSRAGGSTASGEDGRRYLDEIVDHFWALLPDH, translated from the coding sequence GTGCATCCACCCCTCCCCTTCAACGCGCGCGCCGCCCGCACCCTGCGCGAGAAACTCGGGATGGCCCACGGTCACGTCGCCTACGGCATGCGCGCCTCCTACGGCATGGCGCACATCACGCCCGACCACATCGCGGCGTGGGAACGCGGCACGGCGCTGCCGACCGCCGACGAACTCACCGCCCTGGCCGGTGCCCTGTGGTGCGCCCCCGGTGAGCTCATGGGTCAGGCCCGTACCCTGCGCGAGCACCGCCTCGCCCGCGGACTTCCCGTCGAGGACGTCGCACGGGCCACGGGACTTACGCTCGACGCCTACCACCACATGGAAGAGACCGGCGTGTGGACCGGCGACAAGCGCCAGTCCGCCGCTCTCGGTAGCGTTCTCGCCCTTCCCCCACGCGACTTCATCGCCATCACCGGACTCGAGGACGAACTGGCCCGCCTCCTCACCGAGGCCGTCTCCACCCGCTGGCAGGCCCATATCCGCGCCATCGCCAAGCTCGTCGCCATCGACCGCCGCGACCTGAAGGACCCCCTGCGCACCATGCAGCAGGACTACCAGACCCTCCTGGCGGCCACCCTCAGCCGGGCCGGCGGCAGCACGGCCTCCGGCGAGGACGGCCGGCGCTACCTCGACGAGATCGTCGACCACTTCTGGGCGCTGCTCCCGGACCACTGA